A DNA window from Streptococcus parapneumoniae contains the following coding sequences:
- the relB gene encoding type II toxin-antitoxin system RelB family antitoxin, producing the protein MNNVVTTQISIQLSQELNSLLNAIVEENNTTKTDFIRQAVIEKIEDMYDIKVADEAYKKWVECGKKTISHEEMMRRYG; encoded by the coding sequence ATGAATAATGTTGTTACTACACAAATTTCTATTCAACTTAGTCAAGAGTTAAATTCTTTATTAAATGCTATTGTTGAAGAAAATAATACAACAAAGACTGACTTTATTAGACAAGCTGTTATAGAGAAAATTGAAGATATGTATGATATTAAGGTCGCTGATGAAGCTTATAAAAAATGGGTTGAATGTGGCAAAAAAACTATCTCACATGAAGAAATGATGAGACGCTATGGCTAA
- a CDS encoding HD domain-containing protein: MDTSQAIKAHEVAKKAHFGQIDRAGIDYIKHPETVASFVATDEEKAVAYLHDVIEDTSLTLLDLKKEGFSKNIIEAVDILTKKKGQDYQSYLNLVKKNELARVVKLADLRHNSDLTRLPLITEKDLERNKKYSSAIRFLRAKKKS, from the coding sequence ATGGATACATCACAAGCAATAAAAGCACATGAAGTAGCTAAAAAAGCACACTTTGGACAAATTGATAGAGCAGGAATTGACTACATTAAACACCCTGAAACAGTAGCTAGTTTTGTCGCAACTGATGAAGAGAAAGCTGTCGCCTATCTACATGATGTAATTGAAGATACTTCACTAACCCTACTAGACCTAAAAAAGGAAGGTTTTTCAAAAAATATTATAGAAGCCGTCGATATACTCACAAAGAAAAAAGGACAAGATTATCAATCTTATCTCAATCTAGTAAAGAAAAATGAACTCGCTAGAGTTGTAAAGTTGGCGGATTTACGGCATAATTCAGATTTAACAAGACTACCATTAATTACTGAAAAAGACTTAGAGAGAAATAAGAAATACAGTTCTGCTATTAGATTTTTAAGAGCAAAGAAAAAAAGTTAG
- a CDS encoding tyrosine-type recombinase/integrase, translated as MAIRKGKDGNWIVDISNGFDPITLKQRRIVRKGYKTKKKAIEAEHYLRSVELKERFYGAKITIPILYELLKEEDSINHRKASYINTQDNNYNKHIKDYFSMVDNVGKLTYEDIYQFREHLRQKVAKNSDKPLSTNTINKIMILLKKIFDVGLRKGYYSSNPAKLIKKLPIEKTKMQFWTVKEFQKFLTLFEPEEYNIKLLFTVLFFTGLRLGEALALTWQDIDFSSNTIHITKSVYVNKGVTHISTTKTKAGTRRIVINKKLSQELQDWEKQQKHLLEQFTNNSLTLQVFQNSPITITKNAVEKQYKKILERDSTLKKIRIHDFRHSHASLLINQGEDYLVVKERLGHASITTTIDTYSHLYPSKQKDLADKLDELL; from the coding sequence ATGGCAATTAGAAAAGGTAAAGACGGTAATTGGATAGTTGATATTAGCAACGGTTTTGACCCAATAACACTAAAGCAACGTAGAATTGTCAGAAAGGGCTATAAGACGAAAAAAAAAGCTATTGAGGCAGAACACTACTTACGAAGTGTAGAGTTAAAAGAACGCTTCTATGGGGCTAAAATAACTATCCCCATACTATATGAACTACTAAAGGAAGAAGATAGTATAAATCATCGAAAAGCAAGCTATATCAATACACAAGATAATAATTACAACAAACACATCAAAGATTATTTTTCTATGGTAGATAATGTCGGAAAACTAACCTATGAAGACATCTACCAATTTAGAGAACATCTTAGGCAAAAAGTAGCTAAAAATTCTGATAAACCGTTAAGCACAAATACTATCAACAAAATCATGATTTTACTCAAAAAAATTTTTGATGTTGGTTTGCGAAAAGGCTATTACTCCTCCAATCCAGCAAAATTGATAAAAAAGTTGCCAATTGAAAAAACAAAAATGCAATTTTGGACAGTCAAAGAATTTCAGAAGTTTTTGACACTATTTGAACCCGAAGAATATAATATCAAACTACTCTTTACTGTTCTATTCTTTACAGGATTAAGACTTGGGGAAGCTCTTGCCCTAACATGGCAAGACATCGACTTTTCAAGTAATACAATTCATATCACGAAATCTGTCTATGTTAATAAAGGAGTAACTCATATCAGCACAACAAAAACTAAAGCAGGAACAAGAAGAATTGTCATCAATAAAAAATTAAGCCAAGAATTACAAGATTGGGAAAAGCAACAAAAACATCTATTAGAGCAATTTACCAATAATAGCCTAACATTACAAGTGTTTCAAAATAGTCCTATCACAATTACAAAAAATGCAGTTGAAAAACAATATAAGAAAATACTTGAACGTGACAGCACACTAAAAAAGATACGCATACACGATTTTAGGCACTCACACGCTTCCCTGCTGATTAACCAAGGGGAAGATTATCTAGTTGTAAAAGAGCGACTAGGACATGCTTCTATAACAACCACGATTGATACCTACTCTCACTTGTACCCAAGTAAGCAAAAGGATTTAGCTGATAAACTAGATGAATTACTATAA
- a CDS encoding DUF3173 domain-containing protein: MIATVTKNDLVALGFSEGTSKRIIRQGKELLITRGFTVYQNKRIGTIPATIVSELLGFDVQNSTLKE, encoded by the coding sequence ATGATAGCAACTGTTACTAAGAATGACCTAGTTGCCCTTGGTTTCTCTGAGGGAACATCTAAACGTATTATCCGCCAAGGGAAAGAGCTACTGATAACACGAGGCTTTACAGTCTATCAGAATAAACGAATTGGTACTATACCTGCTACTATTGTAAGCGAATTACTCGGTTTTGATGTTCAAAACAGTACCCTCAAGGAGTAA
- a CDS encoding rolling circle replication-associated protein, with protein MSNYNKKIIRTASYIEIWEYEKPIFSKGKSILDTDTKSKEKSQRRTFDELTPEEQEQRLERMKKTRLEAKWNLLRLVDCNYNDNTSFLTLTTKENISDRNHFKDLLKTFIKRFNYHIFNTKKSKLKYLTVLEKQKRGAWHAHILLFSVPYVPHRQLLELWGHGAVRINKVDVDSKENRGRYVTKYFEKGIGQELLENFGKQAYFSSRNLKKPDEDRFYTYEDFNYDSSVVLYETEYISKVYKDGQYFDNHVKYKKIKLDE; from the coding sequence ATGAGTAATTATAATAAAAAAATTATTCGCACCGCTTCCTATATTGAAATTTGGGAATATGAAAAGCCAATATTTTCAAAAGGAAAATCCATTTTAGATACTGATACTAAAAGCAAGGAAAAATCACAACGTAGAACATTTGATGAACTTACACCTGAAGAACAAGAACAACGTCTGGAGCGTATGAAAAAAACTCGCTTAGAAGCAAAGTGGAACTTATTAAGATTAGTTGATTGTAATTATAATGACAATACTTCATTTCTAACCCTGACCACTAAAGAAAATATTAGCGACAGAAACCACTTCAAAGACTTACTAAAAACTTTTATAAAACGCTTTAACTACCACATCTTTAATACCAAGAAAAGTAAATTAAAATATTTAACAGTATTAGAAAAGCAAAAACGTGGAGCATGGCATGCTCATATTCTGCTTTTCAGCGTTCCTTATGTACCACACCGTCAACTCTTGGAACTTTGGGGACATGGAGCAGTACGGATAAATAAAGTTGATGTAGACAGCAAAGAAAATCGCGGTCGATATGTCACAAAGTATTTTGAAAAAGGGATTGGACAAGAATTGTTGGAAAACTTCGGAAAGCAAGCCTATTTTTCATCACGCAACTTAAAAAAGCCTGATGAAGATAGATTTTATACTTATGAAGATTTTAATTATGATAGTTCAGTCGTACTATATGAAACGGAATACATTAGTAAAGTCTATAAAGACGGTCAGTATTTCGATAATCATGTAAAGTATAAGAAAATAAAACTAGATGAATAA